In Babesia microti strain RI chromosome IV, complete genome, the sequence TTAAATTCCAATATAGAATAACCGCATGAGGCTACTATCAAACGCGCTGAAGTTGTTTTACCTACGCCTGGAGGACCGCTAAGCAAAGCACACTTAAAACTGGACCTATCCCTCTTTTTATTATCAGAGTTACCACTGTGTAGATTTTTCCATGTTTTAAGCCATTCCATTAGCTTTTTTAATTGTAGTTGATTGGAaacaaattcttcaataGATCTAGGGGCATACTTGTCAACCCATAATGATGAGTTTTTTTGCGACATTGTTAAGCAATTATTGCCAAAATTTGCtgtattttcaattttttcacCAGAAACATTTGTACATATATCTTCTTTTAAAGTTGTATCGAAACTTAATGTGAGATTGCCAATTTTAGGAGAAGTGTCAGTATCAGCATTATGGGGAACTGATAGACCATCAATCATTTTTGAGAAAGTTATCTCATCAATAAGTTCAATAGGTTGTTTAGCATTATTGTCAAACTTAAGACGCTGCTTtctaattttgttaatataaCAAAGCTTCTTATACTTGGTGCCCATTTTATATGGACGTCCATCTTCAAGCACTTCACCGAATACAagataatcaatttgttcaGACACTGCACTAACAACAGAACCACCTAATCTCTTAACTGCATTAATGGCATCATCTCGGTCTATTGTGCTTAGAACGCCTGTAAATACGAACTTTCTGTCTTTAATACTGgtagtaaattttttttcagTATCATAATTGTCttgtttatttgttgattgGTTAATATCTGGTAAAGGAATATCAACATCAATATCAGTTTTTACTGGCGTTGGAATTGCTGTTGATGACAGTATTAAATTAGGGTCCACGTCCATGCTGTCCAGGTATGAGTAAAAATCGATATTCTTAATATCTCTAGTAGTTGCGGTGCTTTTATTATCTTGCGAGCTATTTTTGGTTGTGAGTTGTATATTATTCTTGGAGCTGTCAAAATATTCTGTCAAATTTACTTGTCTGGAATAAGTTGACTTATCTTCTAGGTTGCATAATTGTCGTACGCTTATTTTTTTATCTATAGAATCAGGAACATTATCAGTGTCATCATCATCGTCATCAAATAGACACTTATAATCGGTTGTTAGTTTGGATTTTTTCTTTAGTCGCGTGGTTTTTGGACTGGTTTCGGAATCTGAGTCTAggaaatttttattaacaCTGTTATCAGTAGAGATAGATTGAACTGCGATACCCGTTACATTGGAATTACTCCTAACGacattgatattattgtcATTTTGTGTAGAAATTTGTTGTTTTGGAGCAGCATTACTGTTCAAAGGTTTGAAAAATGATCTTATATCCATATATCTTTACTAATATTATATGGGTATATAAATGGTGTACCCTCTCCACATATGCTAACAAATTCCATACGAGTCAAAATTCCcaaacataaaatttgttccatatataaaatgattACCACATTTATACACTTAAAATGtctaatatataatttaattataatatataccGAAAATCTATTCACATACCATGTATAACTGcacaaatatatcatctgTCCAATTAGATTTGCGCATTTattaattgcatatatattcatcattttcataatcatcttatattgtttttgttattaatttttatgtgtattattcataaaattacttGATTATCCTATATTCTAGTTATTGTTGATTCGTATTTCATATCTTACGTACGTATTTGCACTAATTAAACCcatacatttatataatttttttttctCTCTATCaacttattaattatttatagatTTCACACCAGATACCcaatcatttgtataaacTAAGCTATCTCTGAATTTACTCATACATGAATGACCTATAACCTTACACCTTATACcttaatataatattttatagaTATTATGGTTGCCTAAATATCTGTTTGTATGTTAGACATACTATATTTAGGCATGAGCATGATGCAAATCTTTTACGTATTGCAAAAAGTGATATACTCTAGACTATGCAAATACATAAGGGACTATGGCGCCGAATGTGCAAAAAGAGAGTACTTCAGACAGGAAACATGAAGTAGAAGATGTCTTTACAACTCCCACATCATCATCCTTTTCGTCTTCAGGCAACGCAAATACTACATTTCCTATGGATAAAAGCAGTGCTGCTCCCGAGCAAATCCTTagaaatttgtttgaaGGCGCCAATGCGCTTGTTGTAACTAATAATATCCCATTCGCTAAAACGTTTGTTTGGATTAGATTCTCTAGGTATATACGATAAATGCGCGATTCGTTAATCTTAAGTCTGCTTTGCATAATCTCCCGTGATGGTGAATTAGCATAATCAGGAATTATCCGGTTTTCCCCTAATTCAAAGTTATACctacaatattttttgttataGGTAGATATTGCTGCCCATAGATGGGATCCAAATATATACCCCCAGCTCACATTCAACAGCGGCCGTAACAGCAGTGGATTCGTTATAACAGTTTCCGGCTTAAATGAAACTAGGAAAAAGGCACCACCTGAATTATGAATGAAGAattaataaacaaataaaacaaAACCATACCTGCAAACATGGTAAAACCCTTGGAACAACAGAGTGAATTCTGGTTCATGTTGCGAATGCTCTTTAAACTATTtgatttacaataaatggattatttaTAGCTTAAATACTGACCAAAAGTGTCTGTTATGCAATATATGGTTCTGTGGGGAGTGATTCTATAATATGATCATACGCGCATTAGCTCTTGttttcataattttaaaaatcattaatacTGTAATATGATATGATACTCATGACGATTATTCCTTGAACTAATTATGTGcaacatttattttaaagatgtttattaattatataaacaatttcctAACACTGTATTActtaaattaaatttaattattagatatttttttaCTTTATTCGCCTATAAATATCCATTATTGTATCATTTGCctaaatttgtcaaatgataataaatctGCGATAACAATGACTTCACATCCAAAGGCAAATATATACTCATCATCGATTGAGGCTGATGAGGCAAATATCGGCCCCTATATAACATCAACTACTTACTGCGCCTAACttttttttgtatatcTTCTTTGGCTCAGGGCATGTGTTACTATTAGGATCTAGGGAATAAATGTTCACCGTCCCTGAGAGACTAGAAGATACTAGTACATTTGATTTCAATGCTAAACTAGTACAAGCTTTTTTGTTGTTATCAACTGACCATACATTTTCATTTCCCATAACTCTCAAGTCATAACATTTAATACTACCATTTTCAAATCCAACCTAAATCATGAATATCTTACTAGTAATGAATCTGTACTATTATACCATATTGCACATTCAACATCACTACTAAGTGTCATTTCGCCTACTTTAACATTATTTCTTATATCATTAACcactaatttattatcaaatgCTGCAGAAATAAGTATATTTGGGTCATTGTTGTGccatttgacaatttgtacTTTGTCGTTGTGATGCctaattgtattaaatatttcttgCTTTTGCAGATCCCACATGTATACATTATGATCTTCCGAACCAGCGCATAAATAGTTCCTCTCGTAATCCAATGAAATGATTCCACAATTCCTATCTTTCCTTTCTTTATGTTTGCCATTATAAGTAGATAAAACTGCCAATGGTTCCAGTAAATCTACATCATATATAtccctaaataaatactatAATACCATATGGTAATATCAGGAGTATAAGTCCCAATACAAGCTAAAACTCCTAAATTCTGTCTAGGTAACAATTCCATAGCCAATGGATAGCCATTTAGCGGTATTTCATGATGAGTTTCAAGGCCACAACTATCTACATtgtataatacaatttctAGTGAAGAATA encodes:
- a CDS encoding conserved Plasmodium membrane protein, unknown function (overlaps_old_locusTagID:BBM_III05635), with the translated sequence MNQNSLCCSKGFTMFAGGAFFLVSFKPETVITNPLLLRPLLNVSWGYIFGSHLWAAISTYNKKYWENRIIPDYANSPSREIMQSRLKINESRIYRIYLENLIQTNVLANGILLVTTSALAPSNKFLRICSGAALLLSIGNVVFALPEDEKDDDVGVVKTSSTSCFLSEVLSFCTFGAIVPYVFA
- a CDS encoding replication factor C subunit 1 (overlaps_old_locusTagID:BBM_III05630), which codes for MDIRSFFKPLNSNAAPKQQISTQNDNNINVVRSNSNVTGIAVQSISTDNSVNKNFLDSDSETSPKTTRLKKKSKLTTDYKCLFDDDDDDTDNVPDSIDKKISVRQLCNLEDKSTYSRQVNLTEYFDSSKNNIQLTTKNSSQDNKSTATTRDIKNIDFYSYLDSMDVDPNLILSSTAIPTPVKTDIDVDIPLPDINQSTNKQDNYDTEKKFTTSIKDRKFVFTGVLSTIDRDDAINAVKRLGGSVVSAVSEQIDYLVFGEVLEDGRPYKMGTKYKKLCYINKIRKQRLKFDNNAKQPIELIDEITFSKMIDGLSVPHNADTDTSPKIGNLTLSFDTTLKEDICTNVSGEKIENTANFGNNCLTMSQKNSSLWVDKYAPRSIEEFVSNQLQLKKLMEWLKTWKNLHSGNSDNKKRDRSSFKCALLSGPPGVGKTTSARLIVASCGYSILEFNASDQRNKQAIEQIAIMATGGITLNFDYTNKLCANTCIVMDEVDGISSGDRGGSQAIHRLIENSICPIICICNDRNLQKIRSLANKCLDLKFSPPSKMLLVQRLKKICQCENITVNDNTLNSLCDSRQGDIRQCINALQFSSNSKTPFMAKSTSALVEELKLGEKDNNLITSPFDITQRLFSPQNPNDLTFTYILDYFFIDYDMVPLMIHENYIKFIKDSLISGKKWSALCTAAEAFVIGDVIHKHIYNTQQFVMLPELGYITAVLPVVILKSLYSGRLTEKLDFPKWLGRVSANNKNKRMLQEFCISASGKIGIYGTCITDGLHYLIYQKVMKVLIEGNMDKAIELMLELGVTRDFLVDGYSGFLFNEQENLYEKLPSKTKAAFTRKYNLQTMEINGSKGTHDKIRSQMDDNDYENFVVSDEEL
- a CDS encoding PWP1, periodic tryptophan protein 1 (overlaps_old_locusTagID:BBM_III05640): MDPINVSCIRWIPKNFCKSSMFYSYYDRIDDNNSLDQSSMVENGVNSDKYMYMPLDNEITNGKLLENNLAKEKGINEEWNYLNDGDLSDSCPSIEESDRVLVVGSNYEDYSSLEIVLYNVDSCGLETHHEIPLNGYPLAMELLPRQNLGVLACIGTYTPDITIWDIYDVDLLEPLAVLSTYNGKHKERKDRNCGIISLDYERNYLCAGSEDHNVYMWDLQKQEIFNTIRHHNDKVQIVKWHNNDPNILISAAFDNKLVVNDIRNNVKVGEMTLSSDVECAIWYNSTDSLLVGFENGSIKCYDLRVMGNENVWSVDNNKKACTSLALKSNVLVSSSLSGTVNIYSLDPNSNTCPEPKKIYKKKLGAGPIFASSASIDDEYIFAFGCEVIVIADLLSFDKFRQMIQ